Proteins encoded together in one Anas acuta chromosome 36, bAnaAcu1.1, whole genome shotgun sequence window:
- the LOC137846664 gene encoding coiled-coil domain-containing protein 8 homolog isoform X13, whose amino-acid sequence MADVPMSPGPEVLDDTMADVPMSPGLEVLGDTMTNVPMSPGPEVLGDMMTNVPMSPGPEVLDDMMTNVPCPQGPEVLDDTMADVLRSPCPQVLGDTMADVPMSPGPEVLGDTMADVPMSPCPEVLDDMMADVPMSPGPEVLDDTMADVPMSPGLEVLGDMMTNVPMSPCPEVLGDMMADVPMSPGPEVLDDTMADVPMSPGPQVLDDMMTNVPMSPGLEVLGDMMTNVPMSPGLEVLGDMMTHVPMSPGPEVLDDTMADVPMSPGLEVLGDMMTNVPMSSGPQVLDDMMTNVPMSPCPEVLDDTMADVPMSPGLEVLGDMMTNVPMSSGPQVLGDMMTNVPMSPGLEVLDDTMADVPRSPGPEVLDDTMADVPMSPCPEVLGDMMTHVLRSPCPEVLGDTMADVPMSLTTSHLSPPHRDVPASLKPPSPR is encoded by the exons ATGGCcgatgtccccatgtccccaggtcCTGAGGTTCTCGATGACACAATGGCcgatgtccccatgtccccaggtcTTGAGGTTCTAGGTGACACAATGAccaatgtccccatgtccccag GTCCTGAGGTTCTAGGTGACATGATGAccaatgtccccatgtccccaggtcCTGAG gttCTTGATGACATGATGACCAatgtcccatgtccccaa GGTCCTGAGGTTCTTGATGACACAATGGCCGATGTCCTCAGGTCCCCATGTCCTCAGGTTCTAGGTGACACAATGGCcgatgtccccatgtccccaggtcCTGAGGTTCTAGGTGACACAATGGCcgatgtccccatgtccccatgtcctgaG GTTCTTGATGACATGATGGCcgatgtccccatgtccccaggtcCTGAGGTTCTTGATGACACAATGGCtgatgtccccatgtccccaggtcTTGAGGTTCTAGGTGACATGATGAccaatgtccccatgtccccatgtcctgaG GTTCTTGGTGACATGATGGCcgatgtccccatgtccccaggtcCTGAGGTTCTAG ATGACACAATGGCcgatgtccccatgtccccaggtcCTCAG gttCTTGATGACATGATGAccaatgtccccatgtccccaggtcTTGAG GTTCTTGGTGACATGATGAccaatgtccccatgtccccaggtcTTGAGGTTCTAGGTGACATGATgacccatgtccccatgtccccaggtcCTGAGGTTCTAGATGACACAATGGCcgatgtccccatgtccccaggtcTTGAG GTTCTTGGTGACATGATGAccaatgtccccatgtcctcaGGTCCCCAGGTTCTCGATGACATGATGAccaatgtccccatgtccccatgtcctgaG GTTCTTGATGACACAATGGCcgatgtccccatgtccccaggtcTTGAGGTTCTAGGTGACATGATGAccaatgtccccatgtcctcaGGTCCCCAG GTTCTTGGTGACATGATGAccaatgtccccatgtccccaggtcTTGAGGTTCTTGATGACACAATGGCCGATGTCCCCAGGTCCCCAG gtCCTGAGGTTCTAGATGACACAATGGCcgatgtccccatgtccccatgtcctgaGGTTCTTGGTGACATGATGACCCATGTCCTCAGGTCCCCATGTCCTGAGGTTCTAGGTGACACAATGGCcgatgtccccat GTCCCTGACAACGTCCCATCTGTCCCCACCACACCGGGACGTCCCCGCGTCCCTCAAGCCCCCAAGTCCACGGTGA
- the LOC137846664 gene encoding coiled-coil domain-containing protein 8 homolog isoform X4: MADVPMSPGPEVLDDTMADVPMSPGLEVLGDTMTNVPMSPGPEVLGDMMTNVPMSPGPEVLDDMMTNVPCPQGPEVLDDTMADVLRSPCPQVLGDTMADVPMSPGPEVLGDTMADVPMSPCPEVLDDMMADVPMSPGPEVLDDTMADVPMSPGLEVLGDMMTNVPMSPCPEVLGDMMADVPMSPGPEVLGDTMADVPMSPCPEVLDDTMADVPMSPGPQVLDDMMTNVPMSPGLEVLGDMMTNVPMSPGLEVLGDMMTHVPMSPGPEVLDDTMADVPMSPGLEVLGDMMTNVPMSSGPQVLDDMMTNVPMSPCPEVLDDTMADVPMSPGLEVLGDMMTNVPMSSGPQVLGDMMTNVPMSPGLEVLDDTMADVPRSPGPEVLDDTMADVPMSPCPEVLGDMMTHVLRSPCPEVLGDTMADVPMSLTTSHLSPPHRDVPASLKPPSPR, from the exons ATGGCcgatgtccccatgtccccaggtcCTGAGGTTCTCGATGACACAATGGCcgatgtccccatgtccccaggtcTTGAGGTTCTAGGTGACACAATGAccaatgtccccatgtccccag GTCCTGAGGTTCTAGGTGACATGATGAccaatgtccccatgtccccaggtcCTGAG gttCTTGATGACATGATGACCAatgtcccatgtccccaa GGTCCTGAGGTTCTTGATGACACAATGGCCGATGTCCTCAGGTCCCCATGTCCTCAGGTTCTAGGTGACACAATGGCcgatgtccccatgtccccaggtcCTGAGGTTCTAGGTGACACAATGGCcgatgtccccatgtccccatgtcctgaG GTTCTTGATGACATGATGGCcgatgtccccatgtccccaggtcCTGAGGTTCTTGATGACACAATGGCtgatgtccccatgtccccaggtcTTGAGGTTCTAGGTGACATGATGAccaatgtccccatgtccccatgtcctgaG GTTCTTGGTGACATGATGGCcgatgtccccatgtccccaggtcCTGAGGTTCTAGGTGACACGATGGCcgatgtccccatgtccccatgtcctgaGGTTCTAG ATGACACAATGGCcgatgtccccatgtccccaggtcCTCAG gttCTTGATGACATGATGAccaatgtccccatgtccccaggtcTTGAG GTTCTTGGTGACATGATGAccaatgtccccatgtccccaggtcTTGAGGTTCTAGGTGACATGATgacccatgtccccatgtccccaggtcCTGAGGTTCTAGATGACACAATGGCcgatgtccccatgtccccaggtcTTGAG GTTCTTGGTGACATGATGAccaatgtccccatgtcctcaGGTCCCCAGGTTCTCGATGACATGATGAccaatgtccccatgtccccatgtcctgaG GTTCTTGATGACACAATGGCcgatgtccccatgtccccaggtcTTGAGGTTCTAGGTGACATGATGAccaatgtccccatgtcctcaGGTCCCCAG GTTCTTGGTGACATGATGAccaatgtccccatgtccccaggtcTTGAGGTTCTTGATGACACAATGGCCGATGTCCCCAGGTCCCCAG gtCCTGAGGTTCTAGATGACACAATGGCcgatgtccccatgtccccatgtcctgaGGTTCTTGGTGACATGATGACCCATGTCCTCAGGTCCCCATGTCCTGAGGTTCTAGGTGACACAATGGCcgatgtccccat GTCCCTGACAACGTCCCATCTGTCCCCACCACACCGGGACGTCCCCGCGTCCCTCAAGCCCCCAAGTCCACGGTGA
- the LOC137846664 gene encoding coiled-coil domain-containing protein 8 homolog isoform X40 encodes MSPGPEVLGDTMADVPMSPGLEVLDDTMADVPRSPCPQVLGDTMADVPMSPGPEVLGDTMADVPMSPCPEVLDDMMADVPMSPGPEVLDDTMADVPMSPGLEVLGDMMTNVPMSPCPEVLGDMMADVPMSPGPEVLGDTMADVPMSPCPEVLGDMMTDVPMSPGLEVLDDTMADVPMSPGPQVLDDMMTNVPMSPGLEVLGDMMTNVPMSPGLEVLGDMMTHVPMSPGPEVLDDTMADVPMSPGLEVLGDMMTNVPMSSGPQVLDDMMTNVPMSPCPEVLDDTMADVPMSPGLEVLGDMMTNVPMSSGPQVLGDMMTNVPMSPGLEVLDDTMADVPRSPGPEVLDDTMADVPMSPCPEVLGDMMTHVLRSPCPEVLGDTMADVPMSLTTSHLSPPHRDVPASLKPPSPR; translated from the exons ATGTCCCCAGGTCCTGAGGTTCTAGGTGACACAATGGCcgatgtccccatgtccccag gtcTTGAGGTTCTAGATGACACAATGGCCGATGTCCCCAG GTCCCCATGTCCTCAGGTTCTAGGTGACACAATGGCcgatgtccccatgtccccaggtcCTGAGGTTCTAGGTGACACAATGGCcgatgtccccatgtccccatgtcctgaG GTTCTTGATGACATGATGGCcgatgtccccatgtccccaggtcCTGAGGTTCTTGATGACACAATGGCtgatgtccccatgtccccaggtcTTGAGGTTCTAGGTGACATGATGAccaatgtccccatgtccccatgtcctgaG GTTCTTGGTGACATGATGGCcgatgtccccatgtccccaggtcCTGAGGTTCTAGGTGACACGATGGCcgatgtccccatgtccccatgtcctgaGGTTCTAGGTGACATGATGACcgatgtccccatgtccccaggtcTTGAGGTTCTAGATGACACAATGGCcgatgtccccatgtccccaggtcCTCAG gttCTTGATGACATGATGAccaatgtccccatgtccccaggtcTTGAG GTTCTTGGTGACATGATGAccaatgtccccatgtccccaggtcTTGAGGTTCTAGGTGACATGATgacccatgtccccatgtccccaggtcCTGAGGTTCTAGATGACACAATGGCcgatgtccccatgtccccaggtcTTGAG GTTCTTGGTGACATGATGAccaatgtccccatgtcctcaGGTCCCCAGGTTCTCGATGACATGATGAccaatgtccccatgtccccatgtcctgaG GTTCTTGATGACACAATGGCcgatgtccccatgtccccaggtcTTGAGGTTCTAGGTGACATGATGAccaatgtccccatgtcctcaGGTCCCCAG GTTCTTGGTGACATGATGAccaatgtccccatgtccccaggtcTTGAGGTTCTTGATGACACAATGGCCGATGTCCCCAGGTCCCCAG gtCCTGAGGTTCTAGATGACACAATGGCcgatgtccccatgtccccatgtcctgaGGTTCTTGGTGACATGATGACCCATGTCCTCAGGTCCCCATGTCCTGAGGTTCTAGGTGACACAATGGCcgatgtccccat GTCCCTGACAACGTCCCATCTGTCCCCACCACACCGGGACGTCCCCGCGTCCCTCAAGCCCCCAAGTCCACGGTGA
- the LOC137846664 gene encoding coiled-coil domain-containing protein 8 homolog isoform X9, whose protein sequence is MADVPMSPGPEVLDDTMADVPMSPGLEVLGDTMTNVPMSPGPEVLGDMMTNVPMSPGPEVLDDMMTNVPCPQGPEVLDDTMADVLRSPCPQVLGDTMADVPMSPGPEVLGDTMADVPMSPCPEVLDDMMADVPMSPGPEVLDDTMADVPMSPGLEVLGDMMTNVPMSPCPEVLGDMMADVPMSPGPEVLGDTMADVPMSPCPEVLGDMMTDVPMSPGLEVLDDTMADVPMSPGPQVLDDMMTNVPMSPGLEVLGDMMTNVPMSPGLEVLGDMMTHVPMSPGPEVLDDTMADVPMSPGLEVLGDMMTNVPMSSGPQVLDDMMTNVPMSPCPEVLDDTMADVPMSPGLEVLGDMMTNVPMSSGPQVLGDMMTNVPMSPGLEVLDDTMADVPRSPGPEVLDDTMADVPMSPCPEVLGDTMADVPMSLTTSHLSPPHRDVPASLKPPSPR, encoded by the exons ATGGCcgatgtccccatgtccccaggtcCTGAGGTTCTCGATGACACAATGGCcgatgtccccatgtccccaggtcTTGAGGTTCTAGGTGACACAATGAccaatgtccccatgtccccag GTCCTGAGGTTCTAGGTGACATGATGAccaatgtccccatgtccccaggtcCTGAG gttCTTGATGACATGATGACCAatgtcccatgtccccaa GGTCCTGAGGTTCTTGATGACACAATGGCCGATGTCCTCAGGTCCCCATGTCCTCAGGTTCTAGGTGACACAATGGCcgatgtccccatgtccccaggtcCTGAGGTTCTAGGTGACACAATGGCcgatgtccccatgtccccatgtcctgaG GTTCTTGATGACATGATGGCcgatgtccccatgtccccaggtcCTGAGGTTCTTGATGACACAATGGCtgatgtccccatgtccccaggtcTTGAGGTTCTAGGTGACATGATGAccaatgtccccatgtccccatgtcctgaG GTTCTTGGTGACATGATGGCcgatgtccccatgtccccaggtcCTGAGGTTCTAGGTGACACGATGGCcgatgtccccatgtccccatgtcctgaGGTTCTAGGTGACATGATGACcgatgtccccatgtccccaggtcTTGAGGTTCTAGATGACACAATGGCcgatgtccccatgtccccaggtcCTCAG gttCTTGATGACATGATGAccaatgtccccatgtccccaggtcTTGAG GTTCTTGGTGACATGATGAccaatgtccccatgtccccaggtcTTGAGGTTCTAGGTGACATGATgacccatgtccccatgtccccaggtcCTGAGGTTCTAGATGACACAATGGCcgatgtccccatgtccccaggtcTTGAG GTTCTTGGTGACATGATGAccaatgtccccatgtcctcaGGTCCCCAGGTTCTCGATGACATGATGAccaatgtccccatgtccccatgtcctgaG GTTCTTGATGACACAATGGCcgatgtccccatgtccccaggtcTTGAGGTTCTAGGTGACATGATGAccaatgtccccatgtcctcaGGTCCCCAG GTTCTTGGTGACATGATGAccaatgtccccatgtccccaggtcTTGAGGTTCTTGATGACACAATGGCCGATGTCCCCAGGTCCCCAG gtCCTGAGGTTCTAGATGACACAATGGCcgatgtccccatgtccccatgtcctgaG GTTCTAGGTGACACAATGGCcgatgtccccat GTCCCTGACAACGTCCCATCTGTCCCCACCACACCGGGACGTCCCCGCGTCCCTCAAGCCCCCAAGTCCACGGTGA
- the LOC137846664 gene encoding coiled-coil domain-containing protein 8 homolog isoform X39, giving the protein MSPGPEVLGDTMADVPMSPGPEVLGDMMTNVPMSPGPEVLGDTMADVPMSPGPEVLGDTMADVPMSPCPEVLDDMMADVPMSPGPEVLDDTMADVPMSPGLEVLGDMMTNVPMSPCPEVLGDMMADVPMSPGPEVLGDTMADVPMSPCPEVLGDMMTDVPMSPGLEVLDDTMADVPMSPGPQVLDDMMTNVPMSPGLEVLGDMMTNVPMSPGLEVLGDMMTHVPMSPGPEVLDDTMADVPMSPGLEVLGDMMTNVPMSSGPQVLDDMMTNVPMSPCPEVLDDTMADVPMSPGLEVLGDMMTNVPMSSGPQVLGDMMTNVPMSPGLEVLDDTMADVPRSPGPEVLDDTMADVPMSPCPEVLGDMMTHVLRSPCPEVLGDTMADVPMSLTTSHLSPPHRDVPASLKPPSPR; this is encoded by the exons ATGTCCCCAGGTCCTGAGGTTCTAGGTGACACAATGGCcgatgtccccatgtccccaggtcCTGAG GTTCTAGGTGACATGATGAccaatgtccccatgtccccaggtcCTGAG GTTCTAGGTGACACAATGGCcgatgtccccatgtccccaggtcCTGAGGTTCTAGGTGACACAATGGCcgatgtccccatgtccccatgtcctgaG GTTCTTGATGACATGATGGCcgatgtccccatgtccccaggtcCTGAGGTTCTTGATGACACAATGGCtgatgtccccatgtccccaggtcTTGAGGTTCTAGGTGACATGATGAccaatgtccccatgtccccatgtcctgaG GTTCTTGGTGACATGATGGCcgatgtccccatgtccccaggtcCTGAGGTTCTAGGTGACACGATGGCcgatgtccccatgtccccatgtcctgaGGTTCTAGGTGACATGATGACcgatgtccccatgtccccaggtcTTGAGGTTCTAGATGACACAATGGCcgatgtccccatgtccccaggtcCTCAG gttCTTGATGACATGATGAccaatgtccccatgtccccaggtcTTGAG GTTCTTGGTGACATGATGAccaatgtccccatgtccccaggtcTTGAGGTTCTAGGTGACATGATgacccatgtccccatgtccccaggtcCTGAGGTTCTAGATGACACAATGGCcgatgtccccatgtccccaggtcTTGAG GTTCTTGGTGACATGATGAccaatgtccccatgtcctcaGGTCCCCAGGTTCTCGATGACATGATGAccaatgtccccatgtccccatgtcctgaG GTTCTTGATGACACAATGGCcgatgtccccatgtccccaggtcTTGAGGTTCTAGGTGACATGATGAccaatgtccccatgtcctcaGGTCCCCAG GTTCTTGGTGACATGATGAccaatgtccccatgtccccaggtcTTGAGGTTCTTGATGACACAATGGCCGATGTCCCCAGGTCCCCAG gtCCTGAGGTTCTAGATGACACAATGGCcgatgtccccatgtccccatgtcctgaGGTTCTTGGTGACATGATGACCCATGTCCTCAGGTCCCCATGTCCTGAGGTTCTAGGTGACACAATGGCcgatgtccccat GTCCCTGACAACGTCCCATCTGTCCCCACCACACCGGGACGTCCCCGCGTCCCTCAAGCCCCCAAGTCCACGGTGA
- the LOC137846664 gene encoding coiled-coil domain-containing protein 8 homolog isoform X27 — protein MSPGPEVLGDTMADVPMSPGPEVLGDMMTNVPMSPGPEVLDDTMADVLRSPCPQVLGDTMADVPMSPGPEVLGDTMADVPMSPCPEVLDDMMADVPMSPGPEVLDDTMADVPMSPGLEVLGDMMTNVPMSPCPEVLGDMMADVPMSPGPEVLGDTMADVPMSPCPEVLGDMMTDVPMSPGLEVLDDTMADVPMSPGPQVLDDMMTNVPMSPGLEVLGDMMTNVPMSPGLEVLGDMMTHVPMSPGPEVLDDTMADVPMSPGLEVLGDMMTNVPMSSGPQVLDDMMTNVPMSPCPEVLDDTMADVPMSPGLEVLGDMMTNVPMSSGPQVLGDMMTNVPMSPGLEVLDDTMADVPRSPGPEVLDDTMADVPMSPCPEVLGDMMTHVLRSPCPEVLGDTMADVPMSLTTSHLSPPHRDVPASLKPPSPR, from the exons ATGTCCCCAGGTCCTGAGGTTCTAGGTGACACAATGGCcgatgtccccatgtccccaggtcCTGAG GTTCTAGGTGACATGATGAccaatgtccccatgtccccaggtcCTGAG GTTCTTGATGACACAATGGCCGATGTCCTCAGGTCCCCATGTCCTCAGGTTCTAGGTGACACAATGGCcgatgtccccatgtccccaggtcCTGAGGTTCTAGGTGACACAATGGCcgatgtccccatgtccccatgtcctgaG GTTCTTGATGACATGATGGCcgatgtccccatgtccccaggtcCTGAGGTTCTTGATGACACAATGGCtgatgtccccatgtccccaggtcTTGAGGTTCTAGGTGACATGATGAccaatgtccccatgtccccatgtcctgaG GTTCTTGGTGACATGATGGCcgatgtccccatgtccccaggtcCTGAGGTTCTAGGTGACACGATGGCcgatgtccccatgtccccatgtcctgaGGTTCTAGGTGACATGATGACcgatgtccccatgtccccaggtcTTGAGGTTCTAGATGACACAATGGCcgatgtccccatgtccccaggtcCTCAG gttCTTGATGACATGATGAccaatgtccccatgtccccaggtcTTGAG GTTCTTGGTGACATGATGAccaatgtccccatgtccccaggtcTTGAGGTTCTAGGTGACATGATgacccatgtccccatgtccccaggtcCTGAGGTTCTAGATGACACAATGGCcgatgtccccatgtccccaggtcTTGAG GTTCTTGGTGACATGATGAccaatgtccccatgtcctcaGGTCCCCAGGTTCTCGATGACATGATGAccaatgtccccatgtccccatgtcctgaG GTTCTTGATGACACAATGGCcgatgtccccatgtccccaggtcTTGAGGTTCTAGGTGACATGATGAccaatgtccccatgtcctcaGGTCCCCAG GTTCTTGGTGACATGATGAccaatgtccccatgtccccaggtcTTGAGGTTCTTGATGACACAATGGCCGATGTCCCCAGGTCCCCAG gtCCTGAGGTTCTAGATGACACAATGGCcgatgtccccatgtccccatgtcctgaGGTTCTTGGTGACATGATGACCCATGTCCTCAGGTCCCCATGTCCTGAGGTTCTAGGTGACACAATGGCcgatgtccccat GTCCCTGACAACGTCCCATCTGTCCCCACCACACCGGGACGTCCCCGCGTCCCTCAAGCCCCCAAGTCCACGGTGA
- the LOC137846664 gene encoding coiled-coil domain-containing protein 8 homolog isoform X48: MSPGLEVLDDTMADVPRSPCPQVLGDTMADVPMSPGPEVLGDTMADVPMSPCPEVLDDMMADVPMSPGPEVLDDTMADVPMSPGLEVLGDMMTNVPMSPCPEVLGDMMADVPMSPGPEVLGDTMADVPMSPCPEVLGDMMTDVPMSPGLEVLDDTMADVPMSPGPQVLDDMMTNVPMSPGLEVLGDMMTNVPMSPGLEVLGDMMTHVPMSPGPEVLDDTMADVPMSPGLEVLGDMMTNVPMSSGPQVLDDMMTNVPMSPCPEVLDDTMADVPMSPGLEVLGDMMTNVPMSSGPQVLGDMMTNVPMSPGLEVLDDTMADVPRSPGPEVLDDTMADVPMSPCPEVLGDMMTHVLRSPCPEVLGDTMADVPMSLTTSHLSPPHRDVPASLKPPSPR; encoded by the exons ATGTCCCCAG gtcTTGAGGTTCTAGATGACACAATGGCCGATGTCCCCAG GTCCCCATGTCCTCAGGTTCTAGGTGACACAATGGCcgatgtccccatgtccccaggtcCTGAGGTTCTAGGTGACACAATGGCcgatgtccccatgtccccatgtcctgaG GTTCTTGATGACATGATGGCcgatgtccccatgtccccaggtcCTGAGGTTCTTGATGACACAATGGCtgatgtccccatgtccccaggtcTTGAGGTTCTAGGTGACATGATGAccaatgtccccatgtccccatgtcctgaG GTTCTTGGTGACATGATGGCcgatgtccccatgtccccaggtcCTGAGGTTCTAGGTGACACGATGGCcgatgtccccatgtccccatgtcctgaGGTTCTAGGTGACATGATGACcgatgtccccatgtccccaggtcTTGAGGTTCTAGATGACACAATGGCcgatgtccccatgtccccaggtcCTCAG gttCTTGATGACATGATGAccaatgtccccatgtccccaggtcTTGAG GTTCTTGGTGACATGATGAccaatgtccccatgtccccaggtcTTGAGGTTCTAGGTGACATGATgacccatgtccccatgtccccaggtcCTGAGGTTCTAGATGACACAATGGCcgatgtccccatgtccccaggtcTTGAG GTTCTTGGTGACATGATGAccaatgtccccatgtcctcaGGTCCCCAGGTTCTCGATGACATGATGAccaatgtccccatgtccccatgtcctgaG GTTCTTGATGACACAATGGCcgatgtccccatgtccccaggtcTTGAGGTTCTAGGTGACATGATGAccaatgtccccatgtcctcaGGTCCCCAG GTTCTTGGTGACATGATGAccaatgtccccatgtccccaggtcTTGAGGTTCTTGATGACACAATGGCCGATGTCCCCAGGTCCCCAG gtCCTGAGGTTCTAGATGACACAATGGCcgatgtccccatgtccccatgtcctgaGGTTCTTGGTGACATGATGACCCATGTCCTCAGGTCCCCATGTCCTGAGGTTCTAGGTGACACAATGGCcgatgtccccat GTCCCTGACAACGTCCCATCTGTCCCCACCACACCGGGACGTCCCCGCGTCCCTCAAGCCCCCAAGTCCACGGTGA
- the LOC137846664 gene encoding coiled-coil domain-containing protein 8 homolog isoform X26 — MSPGLEVLGDTMTNVPMSPGLEVLDDMMTNVPCPQGPEVLDDTMADVLRSPCPQVLGDTMADVPMSPGPEVLGDTMADVPMSPCPEVLDDMMADVPMSPGPEVLDDTMADVPMSPGLEVLGDMMTNVPMSPCPEVLGDMMADVPMSPGPEVLGDTMADVPMSPCPEVLGDMMTDVPMSPGLEVLDDTMADVPMSPGPQVLDDMMTNVPMSPGLEVLGDMMTNVPMSPGLEVLGDMMTHVPMSPGPEVLDDTMADVPMSPGLEVLGDMMTNVPMSSGPQVLDDMMTNVPMSPCPEVLDDTMADVPMSPGLEVLGDMMTNVPMSSGPQVLGDMMTNVPMSPGLEVLDDTMADVPRSPGPEVLDDTMADVPMSPCPEVLGDMMTHVLRSPCPEVLGDTMADVPMSLTTSHLSPPHRDVPASLKPPSPR, encoded by the exons ATGTCCCCAG gtcTTGAGGTTCTAGGTGACACAATGAccaatgtccccatgtccccaggtcTTGAG gttCTTGATGACATGATGACCAatgtcccatgtccccaa GGTCCTGAGGTTCTTGATGACACAATGGCCGATGTCCTCAGGTCCCCATGTCCTCAGGTTCTAGGTGACACAATGGCcgatgtccccatgtccccaggtcCTGAGGTTCTAGGTGACACAATGGCcgatgtccccatgtccccatgtcctgaG GTTCTTGATGACATGATGGCcgatgtccccatgtccccaggtcCTGAGGTTCTTGATGACACAATGGCtgatgtccccatgtccccaggtcTTGAGGTTCTAGGTGACATGATGAccaatgtccccatgtccccatgtcctgaG GTTCTTGGTGACATGATGGCcgatgtccccatgtccccaggtcCTGAGGTTCTAGGTGACACGATGGCcgatgtccccatgtccccatgtcctgaGGTTCTAGGTGACATGATGACcgatgtccccatgtccccaggtcTTGAGGTTCTAGATGACACAATGGCcgatgtccccatgtccccaggtcCTCAG gttCTTGATGACATGATGAccaatgtccccatgtccccaggtcTTGAG GTTCTTGGTGACATGATGAccaatgtccccatgtccccaggtcTTGAGGTTCTAGGTGACATGATgacccatgtccccatgtccccaggtcCTGAGGTTCTAGATGACACAATGGCcgatgtccccatgtccccaggtcTTGAG GTTCTTGGTGACATGATGAccaatgtccccatgtcctcaGGTCCCCAGGTTCTCGATGACATGATGAccaatgtccccatgtccccatgtcctgaG GTTCTTGATGACACAATGGCcgatgtccccatgtccccaggtcTTGAGGTTCTAGGTGACATGATGAccaatgtccccatgtcctcaGGTCCCCAG GTTCTTGGTGACATGATGAccaatgtccccatgtccccaggtcTTGAGGTTCTTGATGACACAATGGCCGATGTCCCCAGGTCCCCAG gtCCTGAGGTTCTAGATGACACAATGGCcgatgtccccatgtccccatgtcctgaGGTTCTTGGTGACATGATGACCCATGTCCTCAGGTCCCCATGTCCTGAGGTTCTAGGTGACACAATGGCcgatgtccccat GTCCCTGACAACGTCCCATCTGTCCCCACCACACCGGGACGTCCCCGCGTCCCTCAAGCCCCCAAGTCCACGGTGA